The genomic DNA ATCTAAATTTAGATTCCagaaatttagatttagacaCCACAGGTATTAAGGTaaaaaattctttatttatGCCACTTTATGTTGTTCTAAGtggaatgattttaaaatgactgTGGTTTATTACGTATATACACACACCGCAAATAAATGTCCGATAGCAATAGAAATTCCTATAGCAAGTGCCGGAGATCCCATCAAGTCTTTTCTGTTAGGATCGGTTGTGGCAAATACTGTCATTACAAATTGCCAAGTAATTAAAAATTCGACACCAAAACCCGCTCCAACGCTGACACCAGGCATTATCTGGAATGAAGAAATTATAACAATTTACCTAAGTTCTGCGAAAATAGTCTAATAGttggtaattagttaataaaaaTTTGGGTAAAAATCTGCTATTTCTAATTACTTGCATTTTaatcaattaaatttttcatataggcGTTTTCTATATAGCGATTAATTAAATCACAAAACATattaaaatgatttgaaaatacataCATATTATTTATACCATGAGAACACTTTAAAATGGTGGTTAAAAAATAATCTAAagttaaaaacaaatattggaccaaaagtttcaatatttttaaaaatcacgAAAAAGTCAAAAATCTAAATGTTAGAACTgcgaattcaaatattttcgaaCCATATCAGCTGCTAAATTTCCTTCGATGTCATCAGGAGTGATTCCTTTAAGTATTGCAGATCCACACATTGCACCAACCATCTGAGCAATAACGTACAAAATTCctcgaaaaattgaaatttttcctGCCAACCAGAATATTCAGAATCAAATAGTCATTGCTTGATATAATTACGAAAAAAAGTTTAGTTGAGAAACGAATATTTATACCGAATGTCAAATATTTCATAGACTTCAGTTAAAGTCAGAATAAGTTGAGTCtcttcaaaatttaataaaaactatAGTTAAATCGACGATCCAGAAGTGTACcaatgtaactaattttgttcacctactttacatcaagttgtgtaaagggactgaaacctatgggtatattcacttggctaacacagacagtccccgaaatagtaatagaactaaacaataaaaatcggaataaaattatgccctaaccctaacctggtacacatactacgggagtaccgttaaGTCAGCATCAGCGATACTGAGCATCAGACTCATATCCAACTTGGAGCAGACAACTCAAGTAAACCCATTTTTAAATAACAGCCATATGTAGGAGATATATGCTCTTAGTAAGAACGAACTTTAGCAAGAATATAGTTTCGTGCCAATAATTCTTTTGAGAGAATGTACTTTGGcgtaaacaaataaaaatgaaatataaaaagataaaacgaaaacaaaacaaattttttttacgtaaaCAAAGTTTTGAACGAAAATGAACTTTCGCAAGAATGTAATTTTCTGGTAGTGGAATGATTTATTTGGGCTAATGTACTTTTGAGATAACTCAAATTGGTGGTCGTGCTTGTAAATTTGCGAGTTTGTTTTCATGAGTACGGACTTTTCGAAGTTGTACTTGTGATAATCGTATTTTTCTTTAAACGTCTGAAAATAGAGGTTTTCTGTTACCATTGATTATTATTCTACAATAAACCTTGCCATCGATAATTTTTCGTCGATTCCTTTGggtaaatcaaaaattatttttcgcaattcaaaatatattttcgttCTTCGTATGTACTTTTAGGGTTCGTCTTGTTATTTTAGTAAGATTTTACAGTTGTTTtgcaaattaataatattaaacgCAGTAAAAACCAGATAATTTAGATTTTCTTAGAATTATAAACTGTCATAACTTGTTTTTAACTGAACATAATTGAGTTAAGTTGCACCAAGCCGTTTATTTCTCAATGGCTAACCAGTTTTAATGAAATTTTCTTGGTTCCACACTTGATTAGGTCATGCTCATCCATTGCTAAATAGTATATAAGCTATTTAATATGTAATGATTAGATTATCGTATTGCATCGTGGGGTATCGTATAGTACCGTGATCGTACGTTGGATAATAAAGACATTGTCTCGTTAAAGTGTCTAACACAGATTTTTGTTGATGGGGTGGGGGGTAAAGGGTGCTACCGTTGTATTCGTCGTTTAACGATAAAAGATAAGCTGTCGTCCACCATACAAACAACAACAAGCCTATATATTCCTTCATGCCCCTAAATACTTACTCGTAACCATCATTGCAACTGTTACAGCAGGGTTTATATGACCTCCTGATATATGACCAATCGCTTGAACGAGGGTTGCAATTGTTAAACCGAATGTGAGAGCGATGTGTAAATAACTTGAATTATTCAATGACATTGCACTTCCAGTTGCGATCAGAACAAAAAGTAGAGTAGCTGTAAAACAAGAGAACAGCAAACTCATTTAGTTTGTTTAAACAGAACTAAGCTCCGGAAAATGAACTCCACGAAATATCTAACTATCATAACATTTCTGCGTTACTAACGAACTATTATTGTGCGTGTGCACTTGAGGTTGTGGATTTAAGAAGGATTGTGTTGGATTTCTGAACGGATCAACTAATTTTCtatgccagtggttctcaaccttttttgcGGACTGggaatatttcaaaactaattttgcGGGCCGGTGAACCTTCAAAATCCACccaaacacaaaaatatttgaccgAATGTAATTGCGTCAAAAGTATGCAATTCCAAAGCAGACAATTCAATTGAAAAACTTTTCTCAAATGAGTAAGTTGtacaaaaaataagcaataatACTTTGGCTTTGTCACTGAGCTTAGGATATTCTCTTTAAAGCGATACCCAAAACTTTGACAATGGCAAATCTTTATGTTCCGACATCAACGTGGTATTGACGGAAAGCTCAATCATCAATTAAAATTTATCCAGGCCAGTACTACGTGCTCTCATAGACTTATTGAAACATAAAGCCGTCCAGGGTTTGAAATGGGCGTAGGACCTCGGACCAAGTTTGGTTTACGCATCAATAGAAGGTAAAACtagcaaaataaaattgcaGGGCATCTAGGCCTTGCATTTCgcaattgaaatataatattagaAAATACCTAGCGGACCGGTGGTTAAGAACAAGTGCTCTATACTAATGATATCTACCATGTGAATGTTAGTAGGCTTCAGTATTATAAATTTCGACTTTACCTTGAAATTCCGCGAAAATAGCAACCCAAAATTCTTTTGTTTTCAACTCCCCCCAATCCATGATGTTATTCTAAGTGTGCGGGTAGATTAGTTTTGTTCTGTAGTTCTATGTAATATTCGAATCCTTTCGTAAGTGTAATTAAAATggttttaattttgtaattataTGCCACAGATATTATCACTTTCAAGTAGAACTAAAAATAGGACTTAATAACACATATTACAAATGCAATAACATACCAGTAAAAATACACTGAACTTAAGTTTAACGTTATACGAAAATTGTTTATGCTGAAATAATAATCCACGCTGTGAGCGATCAGCCTTCTGTTCTGTTTATTCGTAATATGCTTAGAGACGAACATACGAACAACTTCGCCATACGAAGAGAAATCCGCTTGCTTCAGCATCATAACGGGAAACACTGAACTTACCCGAGCATGCGCACTCGAGTATATGGGCCCACAAACACTTCATGCGTAGAGTAAAAACGACCTTAAACAGCATTCGTATAATGCGATATGCGACGACAACGATTTTctatttgaatttcaaaaattcgaAATGATAATTATATACAAACTACCCGCGCACGGCGCATTTATTAATGGCGATTTCCTGGAcacaaaatacattttccacATTTCTGACAGAAACGCATCCATATTTTATGGCACTGCTCACAGTAAGATGGAAAAGATAACATGCTTTGCGAATAACCTAGCTCACTGAATATTTGCAGCATATGGGTAAATATTGAATGATACAAAAGTCAACAATACATGCACGCTTACAAAGCTTAATAATATATGCAGTTGCACTGTGAGTGCAAATAAATCATTCAATTTTGAACCGCAACAATGCACTTATATCTTACGTTAAAGAACGTGGTCAGAATTCtaagtttaaatattaataaacacCTTTATTTCGCCTTGCGTTAAAATCTTGGCGAACAACGATTGCAGTGACTTGCTTCTTCCGCATATTGATTAGCAGTAGAAAACGTTACTTCAATCAAAATTCGTGAAAATGAATTCGTGCCAGATATTTTGCCATGCACGGATTGTAAACGAAATATGTCCTGCATATATTTCACATCAACAGATTCGGTATTCTGTACTATTACACACGGCTTTAATTACACATAACTTCCAACTCGAATTACTTGAAACAATGAACATAGAATATGATCTGTTACAGcagaataacaaacacaaaTCTTTTTGAAGGACAGCTACGTAACTTGAAACGTCATTTCATTCTTTTCCTTTCTGTCTGAGGGGTTTAAATGGACTGTAGGGCGTAGGCCTACGATGCGATATAGGTGAATCGATAATTTAAAACATCGGCATCTCTATATGCAACAAATATAACAACACAGATTGCAACTAATTCAGATTTTGCCATAATTCTATGCCAAATAAGTCTCTCcgtgcctcaaaaatgtaatcGCTGTGCAACCGTAGCCCTGAGAACAAAACATGTTTGTTTTGGGCGGACAGTCAAGATTTGAGTTCATTTCGTACTTAATGTCTATTTTTAGAGACCAAACTTGGTATACAGGCCCTCCGTGGAGAGACAGGAAGGGAATACCTACATTTATCTATAAATACTGCAGAATTTCCTTGAAAACGAGCTTTATAATATATTTGCTATACACTGACTTTAACCGAACTTTATGCTTCCTGCACCTTACCATTGCGAGTAAACTGGTATCACGAACGTGCTCAATCGTTAGCTAAAAAGTAGAAACTCGAATCTGGTCTCTGAACCCccaaatattataatatatatggaCTTGGTTACTCTGTCACTGGTCGTATTGTCCAGTCTCGTTTTATACCCAAGATATGCTTTGTATCCTGCTGCTTAAGCCTTGTCGTTGAACGAACatgcaatatttttattcaaaatttctttttctCTCGATGATTACGATGAAATCCAATTGTTTCCGGCACGAGTTGAGATTTTGCGTAGAACTGATTTTCTCGTCGCggagaaatttatttcaatgtaataaatttgtttcGTCTGGACAATTTGTTTCTCAGTGGGATACATGGAAAAACTATAGGGTAGCAGTCAAATCTCAATTGCATGATAAATCATATCAGGGATAAGTAGCGTGACAAATGCGAttcatttgttttaattttattatatttacttACAACTATAATAACAAAATACCAAAGTTAatgagatatatataatattttttgttttttgggcAGAATGAAAAAGGGCCAAGATTGACTAAAATCATACATACATGTTAATTGTGACATTTGTAAGAAAGGCAAAAATGCTTTGCAGATGATCTGCAAAATGTTTATGAATTGATGAACCCAACACTCTTACTGTCACGGATATGCTGATAACGTGCGTACACAATGAAATACACAGATCTTTTTGGTCAATTCGAATATATACCATTTCGCTGTGTTCGGCAACCTTTACAGCTCGCGCGCCAAAATTGCACCTTGTATGTCTTGGGGGTAAAGTGAAAGAACATATAGG from Styela clava chromosome 12, kaStyClav1.hap1.2, whole genome shotgun sequence includes the following:
- the LOC120329381 gene encoding lens fiber major intrinsic protein-like; amino-acid sequence: MDWGELKTKEFWVAIFAEFQATLLFVLIATGSAMSLNNSSYLHIALTFGLTIATLVQAIGHISGGHINPAVTVAMMVTRKISIFRGILYVIAQMVGAMCGSAILKGITPDDIEGNLAADMIMPGVSVGAGFGVEFLITWQFVMTVFATTDPNRKDLMGSPALAIGISIAIGHLFAIGYTNCGMNPARSFGPAVVSGFWTDHWVFWVGPILGGVLAALQYEFLLAPSASVQRFKNYVTCRDDKADGIINVNQVTNPVNVEMTTETNISTS